From Neodiprion pinetum isolate iyNeoPine1 chromosome 7, iyNeoPine1.2, whole genome shotgun sequence, a single genomic window includes:
- the LOC124222755 gene encoding CWF19-like protein 1, with protein sequence MSDKQKVLVCGDVRGNFKALFTKIEVINKKSGPFDFLLCVGNFFGPTNIELEPYKNGMRHISVPTYVIGPNTEADVEHYPDIDGCEICPNLTYLGRRGLYNSSSGLKIAYISGVENSNSARSSGAYNFNQTDVTAIRDICLKGQPSFRGVDILLSSPWPQDVTNLDPNNPQFKYHGSKLVAWLAAHIKPRYHISGLEDIHYERPPYRNHAPNGDSIEIASRFIGLASVGNTQKKKWLYALNLTPVDRTRLCDLALGTTDETQSPYPLSLLNSKHSNQADDSRNTQFFYDMDSKDDKKRSKNRDGGFHKKPRPEFDQAKCWFCLSSPEVSKHLVISVGTEVYLALAKGGLVDDHFLILPVTHHASLSILPDNVAKEMKAFKKAVAKYYASTDRVPVFFERNYKTSHCQLQAVPVHKNQEPALKETFEEFSQSSNFQLDELPPRTQLEQIAPAGTPYFYVELPSGEMLYHRIRKSFPIQFGREALASDRILDMSDRADWKDCQLDKEEETQLAKKIRQQFQEYDPAA encoded by the exons ATGTCTGACAAGCAGAAAGTGTTGGTATGCGGAGATGTGAGAGGAAACTTCAAAGCGTTATTCACAAAGATCGAGGTAATAAACAAGAAGTCTGGACCGTTTGACTTTCTGCTTTGCGTGGGGAACTTCTTCGGTCCAACTAACATCGAACTGGAGCCGTACAAAAATGGTATGAGACACATCTCTGTGCCAACTTATGTCATCGGTCCAAACACAGAAGCAGACGTCGAGCACTATCCCGATATAGATGGGTGCGAAATATGCCCCAATCTTACCTACCTCGGCAGACGAGGTCTCTACAATTCATCGTCGGGGCTGAAGATCGCCTACATCAGCGGTGTGGAAAACTCAAACTCTGCCAGATCCTCTGGCGCTTACAATTTCAACCAGACCGACGTTACGGCCATCAGAGATATTTGCCTTAAAGGACAGCCCAGCTTCAGGGGCGTTGATATTCTTCTCAGCTCTCCCTGGCCGCAAGACGTCACAAATCTCGATCCCAACAATCCACAGTTCAAATATCACGGCTCCAAACTCGTGGCGTGGCTCGCTGCCCATATCAAACCAAGATATCACATCAGTGGACTTGAGGATATACATTACGAAAGACCTCCGTACAG GAACCACGCACCGAATGGAGACAGCATCGAGATAGCCTCAAGATTTATAGGTCTGGCTTCAGTCGGCAATacacagaaaaagaaatggcTTTACGCCCTGAATCTCACACCTGTTGATCGCACAAGACTCTGTGATCTGGCGCTAGGAACGACAGACGAAACGCAGAGTCCTTATCCGCTATCTTTGCTGAATTCTAAGCACTCCAATCAGGCGGATGACTCGAGAAATACCCAGTTCTTTTATGACATGGACTCCAAGGACGATAAAAAACGATCCAAAAATCGCGATGGCGGTTTTCACAAAAAACCCAGGCCTGAATTTGACCAGGCCAAGTGCTGGTTTTGCCTTTCCAGTCCTGAAGTATCAAAACACTTGGTCATTTCCGTTGGCACTGAAGTTTACCTCGCTTTAGCCAAGGGTGGATTGGTCGACGATCACTTCTTGATACTGCCCGTGACACATCACGCCAGTCTTTCCATCTTGCCAGATAACGTTGCCAAAGAAATGAAAGCTTTCAAGAAAGCCGTGGCCAAGTATTATGCCAGTACCGACAGGGTACCAGTATTCtttgaaagaaattacaaGACTTCACACTGTCAGCTACAGGCTGTTCCTGTTCACAAAAATCAGGAACCTGCCTTAAAGGAAACATTCGAG GAGTTTTCGCAGAGCAGTAATTTCCAGCTAGATGAACTCCCGCCGCGAACTCAGCTCGAACAAATAGCCCCGGCAGGAACGCCCTATTTTTACGTTGAACTTCCAAGTGGTGAAATGCTCTACCACAGAATCAGGAAAAGTTTCCCCATTCAGTTTGGGCGTGAAGCATTAGCAAGCGATCGGATATTGGACATGAGCGATCGCGCAGACTGGAAGGATTGCCAGTTGGACAAGGAGGAAGAAACTCagttggcaaaaaaaattagacagCAATTTCAAGAGTATGATCCTGCTGCATGA
- the xmas gene encoding protein xmas, with product MSEETELREYLEEDGGTITSESFTFATPSFVSSPDKVINFGVNSEHVFSARQNQENSFIFAPPASASQFSSQIEDSVEETVQELKAVRKLYNAPSGLFTSALQGFKATDKLIEDYGHLKKHAKSRSAVKEDTRKSITCTNVPEQLLTKTAAKEYFTQFGQTAKIALKPRKTTITVYYTNRAAANAAFHKAGQFAGKMFDVSWTSSEVAPKSSTKRTVKSDEEAVRNLITADKYTVNAELQAMMGLEYNIHGVKTPQALLPPKPKLKKSREVTKHEKLPSKAAPKSERPEHEPQAIVPKASAEELQNIIRQAAYTAEEKYKVLEARDRLIRLKQIKPNSLAAAKITIGTCPDMCPEKERLMREAQRQVALYEQLESREYRINHTKAVKQYSRSSADQEEPLAHELRPVASLKMTMSYLLHEIMDMCMAESTNLAEWFHFLWDRTRGIRKDITQQELCCVDSVELVEQCARFHIFCSERLCAEGPSVFDKKINTENLTKCLQTLKYMYHDLRVKGVTCENEAEFRGYIVLLNLDNANFMWDLQKLPPDIQKSPEVRFTIEVYSSIDSHNFSKFFKLVKKTTYLNACILLRYFQQVRVKALSVMVKAYCRVTFNPFPLYELIDILGFEDENEAVNFCKQVGLNISKDEMDIVLTKENFSEPESSIEQGRAILTVESKRTRHRLSVGQCIAGGRMPEKIYKNHIPHDSFDSNGYLQPSAINVEDQTKQYKCKTGPVKNDPYEFMEEDTIKSSQKLRPQLKSEDRTDTGTRKPNQTLLAESSSKSAGFGDVLNKSDKIPPLFPTVFDQAPVQKVQFSFIKPSTAFQKSETNTPFVFRADTSLPLENKASISDVKPCQNLGDGDKFKSHNFGAFSKLSQGTAQIGNQKPISENNTGLQHGLETSKTKDISPFCMPQKKSIFSEITPKNIFGKPDSRVQIVGTKTVKTDATREFEKKERERIEVELNKKKLEEMQRQLEAEKQKLKELERAKRLKEVEKEAKQILNEVEDEMMKEICESVLKEAIDLQKMYDVLSKNETESLVDQIVLQLCTELLKEEIRIQDGLNRISKRIEHRIMKKYYKTWRQNVTKKRRQREALDDTPVWLQNHSVSECARLLYHHEQDMVLDNMRRKRLKTDSPPQEDNLAPVEVIIYAGIKENLKSSDNELIPNVFWKLVISWPDVEHQVQLWQYKKIMNTYLNPENYTQEPIMKTYSPNEYETLNICIRHFEGIINDYNLVGTDGLLFLAASSENLNTVKRRLSKTILSRSKLMPIPIAIVFLGPDDLVPENVELELDLEILLESGYVSEYTVVFEKEINKSQILRLIQSAALWLTTNKSPVVPLEMDYLNQVLSACLTQELWLRIQGHSNFNKHLASALDDPAFIINLHNEAVTHLTDIFLDPESLQYTEFPREFKSLLSDQVDLPYSYEYFDNAWKNEQNRSELEQIMNSFRLPDWKYQWPIANMSELHNAIKNYCSKALPDYNCDDLAYKVMNALFFMTDNSQSLSFIEVILEIAKRKILLLETDLRVVYNKNHVKHFRTLPWWFKSSILLEYISQKELDIQNQASEKTFMNEPFEKRQRLQPDFNDDLDVDSFYDRNDSLAEYCKESQDRVMTVHGMCKQFELDMEKQKMKNKALNKLLEQALLDEDLNILN from the exons ATGTCGGAAGAAACGGAGCTGCGGGAATACCTGGAAGAGGACGGAGGAACGATAACCTCTGAAAGCTTTACCTTCGCTACACCAAGTTTCGTATCAAGTCCTGACAAGGTAATAAACTTCGGGGTGAATTCTGAGCATGTATTTTCCGCCCGCCAGAACCAGGAGAACTCGTTCATTTTCGCACCTCCGGCAAGCGCCTCGCAATTCAGCTCACAAATCGAAGACTCTGTCGAGGAAACGGTGCAGGAACTAAAGGCGGTCAGAAAGCTTTACAACGCACCTTCGGGCCTTTTCACTTCAGCGCTGCAAGGCTTCAAGGCCACGGATAAACTCATCGAGGATTACGGTCATCTCAAAAAACATGCCAAGTCGCGTTCTGCGGTTAAAGAGGACACGAGAAAATCAATCACATGCACCAACGTCCCCGAGCAACTGTTGACCAAAACGGCGGCGAAGGAATATTTCACCCAGTTTGGCCAAACGGCGAAGATTGCATTGAAACCTCGTAAGACCACCATCACCGTCTACTACACTAACAGGGCGGCGGCAAACGCCGCGTTTCACAAAGCTGGTCAATTTGCGGGAAAGATGTTTGACGTGTCTTGGACGAGTTCGGAAGTTGCGCCTAAATCTTCAACGAAAAGGACAGTCAAATCTGATGAAGAGGCTGTGAGAAATCTCATCACCGCCGACAAGTACACGGTAAATGCTGAACTCCAGGCTATGATGGGGCTGGAGTACAATATACACGGCGTTAAAACACCACAGGCCTTACTACCCCCTAAaccgaaattgaaaaagtctAGGGAGGTCACAAAACACGAGAAGCTGCCGTCCAAGGCTGCCCCGAAGTCTGAGAGACCCGAACACGAGCCTCAGGCGATTGTGCCTAAAGCAAGCGCCGAGGAGCTGCAAAACATCATTCGTCAAGCGGCTTACACCGCAGAAGAGAAGTACAAGGTGCTGGAAGCGAGAGATAGATTAATAAGACTAAAACAAATAAAGCCAAACAGTTTGGCGGCAGCCAAAATAACTATAGGCACTTGTCCTGATATGTGTCCCGAGAAGGAGCGACTGATGCGCGAAGCGCAGCGGCAAGTAGCGCTATACGAGCAGCTCGAGAGCAGAGAATACAGGATAAATCACACCAAGGCTGTAAAGCAATATTCGAGGTCATCAGCTGATCAGGAGGAACCGCTGGCCCATGAGTTGAGGCCTGTCGCGTCGTTGAAAATGACGATGAGCTACCTGCTGCACGAGATCATGGACATGTGCATGGCAGAGAGCACAAACCTGGCAGAGTGGTTTCACTTCCTATGGGACAGGACGAGGGGCATTCGCAAAGATATAACTCAGCAGGAACTGTGCTGTGTAGATAGCGTTGAGCTGGTTGAACAATGCGCaag GTTTCACATATTCTGTTCGGAACGTCTGTGCGCTGAGGGGCCGTCCGTCTTTGACAAGAAGATAAATACCGAGAACTTGACCAAGTGCTTGCAGACGTTGAAGTACATGTACCACGACCTCAGGGTGAAAGGAGTCACGTGCGAAAATGAAGCAGAATTCAGGGGGTATATCGTGCTGCTCAATTTAGACAACGCTAACTTCATGTGGGACCTCCAAAAGCTGCCACCCGATATACAAAAGTCTCCCGAAGTCAGATTCACCATTGAAGTTTACTCGTCCATTGACTCTCACAACTTTTCCAAGTTCTTTAAGCTTGTCAAAAAGACGACTTACCTTAACGCCTGCATTCTGCTGCGGTACTTCCAGCAGGTCAGGGTCAAGGCCCTGTCTGTAATGGTCAAGGCTTACTGCAGAGTCACATTCAACCCGTTTCCACTCTATGAACTAATTGACATCCTTGGATTTGAAGATGAAAACGAAGCCGTTAACTTCTGTAAACAAGTTGGGCTCAACATTTCCAAGGATGAAATGGACATTGTTTTAACCAAAGAAAATTTCAGCGAGCCTGAATCGTCCATTGAACAGGGCAGAGCTATTCTCACTGTGGAATCCAAACGAACCCGGCATCGTCTGAGTGTCGGGCAATGCATCGCAGGTGGTAGAATGCCtgagaaaatttacaaaaatcatATTCCCCACGACAGTTTTGATTCAAACGGATACCTGCAACCCAGCGCCATTAACGTCGAGGATCAAACTAAACAGTACAAATGTAAAACAGGCCCGGTCAAAAATGATCCCTATGAATTTATGGAGGAAGACACGATTAAGTCTTCGCAGAAATTAAGACCACAGTTGAAATCAGAGGATCGAACTGATACTGGGACCAGAAAACCAAACCAAACACTTTTGGCTGAATCTTCGAGCAAATCTGCTGGCTTCGGCGATGTTCTtaataaaagtgataaaattccgCCATTGTTTCCCACTGTCTTTGACCAAGCTCCTGTACAAAAggtacaattttcatttataaaacCATCCACTGCTTTCCAAAAGTCGGAAACTAACACACCGTTTGTATTCAGAGCAGATACCAGTTTACCACTTGAAAACAAGGCTTCAATTTCTGATGTGAAGCCTTGTCAAAATTTGGGGGATGGAGATAAATTTAAGAGTCACAATTTTGGAGCATTTTCAAAGCTGAGTCAAGGCACAGCTCAGATTGGGAACCAGAAACCAATTAGCGAAAATAATACAGGTTTACAACATGGACTCGAGACGTCGAAAACTAAAGATATTTCCCCGTTTTGTATGCCtcagaaaaaaagtatattttcgGAGATTACGCCgaagaatatttttggaaaacctGATAGTAGAGTGCAAATTGTGGGTACCAAAACAGTAAAAACAGATGCGACAagggaatttgaaaaaaaagaaagagaaagaattgAGGTAGAGttgaacaaaaagaaattagaAGAGATGCAGAGACAGCTTGAAGCTGAGAAACAGAAACTGAAGGAATTGGAACGAGCAAAGAGGTTGAAGGAGGTAGAAAAAGAAGCCAAACAAATCCTGAATGAGGTAGAAGACGAGATGATGAAGGAAATATGCGAATCTGTGCTAAAGGAAGCGATCGATCTACAAAAAATGTACGACGTGCTGAGCAAAAACGAAACAGAATCTTTAGTAGACCAAATTGTGTTGCAACTTTGTACGGAACTTCTAAAGGAAGAAATACGTATCCAAGATGGATTGAACAGAatatcgaaacgaatcgaacatcgaataatgaaaaagtattACAAGACTTGGAGGCAAAATGTCACTAAAAAGAGACGTCAAAGAGAAGCTCTCGACGACACACCGGTTTGGCTACAAAATCACTCGGTCAGCGAGTGCGCCAGACTGTTATATCACCATGAGCAGGATATGGTACTCGACAAcatgaggagaaaaagattaaaaacCGATTCACCACCACAGGAAGACAATCTTGCACCAGTCGAAGTGATAATATATGCCGGAATAAAGGAGAATTTAAAATCGTCCGACAACGAACTGATCCCCAATGTATTTTGGAAGCTTGTTATATCATGGCCCGACGTCGAGCACCAGGTTCAACTGTGgcagtacaaaaaaataatgaacacCTACCTAAATCCTGAAAACTATACGCAAGAGCCGATAATGAAGACCTACAGTCCGAACGAGTACGAAACCTTGAACATATGCATAAGACACTTTGAGGGTATAATCAATGATTATAATTTGGTCGGAACTGATGGTTTGTTATTTTTGGCAGCCTCTTCAGAGAACTTGAATACAGTCAAGCGACGTTTGTCAAAAACCATTTTGTCCAGATCCAAGCTCATGCCTATACCAATAGCGATTGTATTCCTGGGACCTGATGACCTGGTGCCAGAGAATGTAGAGTTGGAGCTTGATTTAGAGATTCTATTGGAATCTGGCTATGTATCTGAGTATACTGTcgtattcgaaaaagaaattaacaaAAGTCAAATACTCAGATTAATCCAAAGTGCTGCACTCTGGTTAACAACAAATAAATCACCTGTTGTACCTTTGGAAATGGATTATCTTAACCAGGTGTTGAGCGCTTGTTTAACTCAAGAATTATGGCTAAG AATACAAGGACACTCCAACTTCAACAAACATCTAGCCTCAGCGTTAGACGATCCTGCTTTCATCATTAACTTGCATAATGAAGCTGTTACGCATCTTACCGATATATTTTTGGACCCAGAGTCCTTACAATACACTGAGTTTCCAAGAGAATTTAAGTCGCTGTTGAGTGACCAGGTGGACCTGCCATACAGCTATGAGTATTTTGATAACGCATGGAAGAACGAGCAAAATAGATCTGAGCTTGAGCAAATTATGAACAGTTTTCGACTGCCGGATTGGAA ATATCAGTGGCCAATAGCAAACATGTCGGAACTTCACaatgcaataaaaaactaCTGTTCGAAAGCATTACCTGACTATAATTGCGATGACTTGGCTTACAAAGTTATGAACGCTCTCTTTTTTATGACCGACAACTCGCAAAGCCTTAGTTTTATAGAGGTGATTCTAGAGATCGCGAAGAGAAAGattttattgctcgaaacgGATTTAAGAGtagtgtataataaaaatcacgTCAAACATTTCCGTACGTTGCCGTGGTGGTTTAAATCGAGTATATTGTTGGAATACATTTCACAAAAGGAACTTGACATCCAAAACCAAGCgagtgaaaaaacttttatgaATGAACCGTTCGAAAAGCGGCAGCGATTGCAACCCGATTTTAACGATGATTTAGATGTAGATAGTTTCTATGATCGTAATGACAGCCTAGCTGAATATTGTAAAGAAAGTCAAGACCGAGTTATGACTGTACACGGTATGTGTAAACAGTTTGAACTCGATAtggaaaaacagaaaatgaaaaataaagcgCTGAACAAGCTCTTGGAACAAGCTTTACTAGACGAAGAtctaaatattttgaattga
- the LOC124222757 gene encoding methylthioribulose-1-phosphate dehydratase has product MDFYDANYPKEHPRNLIPELCRQFYHLGWVTGTGGGISIKDGDEIYIAPSGVQKERISPDEMFIHDIRGTVKKTPPDEKKLKPSQCTPLFMCAYTARNAGAVIHTHSKFAVMVTLLWPETEFRITHLEMIKGIRNQKTGRAYRYDEELVVPIIENTPFEEDLKDRMAEIIEKYPETCAILVRRHGVYVWGDTWQQAKTMTECYDYLFDIAVQMKQHNLNPLATPEQYELRFQRTEIQ; this is encoded by the exons ATGGACTTCTACGACGCAAATTACCCGAAG GAGCATCCTCGCAATTTGATTCCTGAACTTTGTAGGCAGTTTTATCACCTTGGATGGGTGACTGGAACTGGAGGCGGTATCTCTATTAAGGATGG CGACGAAATTTATATAGCGCCTTCTGGTGTGCAGAAAGAGCGTATCAGTCCTGACGAGATGTTTATTCACGATATAAGAGGGACCGTCAAGAAGACTCCTCCCGATGAGAAAAAGCTGAAACCATCGCAGTGCACGCCTTTGTTTATGTGCGCTTATACTGCAAGAAATGCAGGGGCGGTTATACACACCCATTCCAAATTTGCAGTCATGGTAACGCTGCTTTGGCCAGAAACAGAATTCCGCATCACTCATCTAGAGATGATAAAAG GAATTAGAAATCAGAAAACAGGACGCGCTTATCGCTACGACGAAGAGCTGGTTGTGCCGATTATAGAAAATACTCCGTTTGAGGAAGACTTGAAAGATCGTATGGCAgagattattgaaaaatatccagAAACTTGCGCCATTCTGGTCAGAAGGCACGGCGTTTATGTATGGGGCGACACCTGGCAACAAGCTAAgacaat GACAGAATGCTACGACTACTTGTTCGACATCGCTGTTCAGATGAAACAGCATAATTTAAACCCTTTGGCAACACCCGAGCAATACGAGTTACGGTTTCAGCGTAcagaaattcaataa
- the fzy gene encoding cell division cycle protein 20 homolog isoform X2, translated as MSHLKYMKELNSLTRMDEPVKGPVPRWQKKCLEASNSSINVSINSSRKIMSGSFANSTTSKTPTKRSETRGKKTPAKATKKSPSRASTTPAKTPSGGDRFIPSRSTTNFDLGHYKLQQQNTDDADKGETISPSKREMQRLIGENLHGGDINSMRVLSYQNKAPAPPEGYQNPLRVVYSQTKTPASVKASTRYIPQAPDRILDAPDIIDDYYLNLVDWSSSNLLAVALGANVYLWNAGSGTIEQLLELEGSDYVCSVGWIQEGPYLAVGTTTGNTELWDCSQMKRVRVMNGHVSRVGSLAWNSHVLSTGCRSGQIVHHDVRQRDHIVASINAHAQEVCGLKWSPDGKYLASGANDNMLMVWSAVAGQNHSHTQPIYSLNQHQAAVKALAWCPWQNNILASGGGTADRTIRFWNCNTGACVNTIDTKSQVCSLLWSTTYKEIVSGHGYAQNQLTIWKYPGMTKVAELTGHSSRVLHLAMSPDGTTVLSAGADETLRLWKCFQPDPHKKKEITEVKSVASRLKQSIR; from the exons ATGTCTCATCTCAAGTACATGAAAGAGCTCAACAGCTTAACCCGCATGGACGAGCCGGTTAAGGGCCCTGTTCCTAGGTGGCAGAAGAAATGTTTGGAAGCATCGAATTCAAG CATCAACGTGAGCATAAATTCGTCACGAAAAATAATGAGTGGATCATTTGCAAATTCAACAACGAGTAAAACACCGACCAAACGATCTGAAACACGGGGTAAAAAAACACCGGCTAAGGCCACGAAAAAATCTCCCA GTCGAGCTTCAACGACTCCAGCGAAGACCCCTAGTGGAGGGGATAGGTTCATACCCTCGAGATCAACGACGAATTTTGACTTGGGCCACTACAAG CTTCAGCAACAAAATACTGATGACGCAGATAAGGGTGAAACGATTAGTCCTTCAAAGAGAGAAATGCAGCGCCTAATAGGGGAAAATTTGCACGGTGGTGACATTAACAGCATGAGGGTTCTCTCCTACCAAAATAAAGCCCCAGCACCACCCGAAGGCTATCAAAATCCACTCAGAGTTGTCTATAGCCAAACAAAGACACCTGCCAGTGTCAAAGCTTCTACAAGATACATTCCGCAGGCACCAGACAGGATTTTGGATGCTCCAGATATCATAGATGATTACT ATCTAAATCTCGTTGACTGGTCATCGTCAAACCTGTTAGCAGTAGCTCTGGGAGCAAACGTATATCTATGGAATGCAGGATCAGGAACCATTGAACAACTTCTGGAGCTAGAAGGCTCTGACTACGTGTGTTCTGTGGGATGGATTCAAGAGGGACCATACTTAGCTGTAGGTACAACAACAGGAAATACTGAGCTATGGGATTGCAGTCAAATGAAAAGAGTGCGAGTGATGAATGGGCACGTCTCCAGAGTTGGTTCCCTGGCGTGGAATTCGCATGTATTATCAACTGGATGCAG ATCTGGGCAAATCGTACACCATGATGTTAGACAACGGGATCACATAGTCGCTTCCATAAACGCACACGCCCAAGAAGTTTGTGGCTTGAAGTGGTCACCTGATGGGAAATATCTCGCTAGTGGAGCAAACGACAATATGTTGATGGTTTGGTCTGCAGTTGCTGGCCAAAATCACTCGCATACCCAGCCTATTTACTCCCTTAATCAACATCAGGCTGCTGTGAAGGCTCTCGCTTGGTGCCCGTGGCAGAATAATATCTTGGCCAGTGGCGGTGGAACTGCGGATAGAACTATACGATTCTGGAATTGCAATACAG GTGCCTGTGTCAACACGATAGACACAAAGTCACAAGTATGTTCACTGCTCTGGTCAACCACATACAAGGAAATCGTATCTGGCCATGGTTACGCTCAGAATCAATTGACCATATGGAAATATCCGGGAATGACAAAGGTCGCGGAACTAACAGGGCACTCTAGCAGAGTGTTGCATTTGGCCATGTCGCCGGACGGTACGACGGTCCTAAGTGCAGGAGCAGACGAAACTTTGAGACTATGGAAATGCTTCCAGCCCGACCCGCACAAGAAGAAGGAGATAACGGAAGTCAAATCCGTTGCATCTAGACTCAAACAATCCATCCGATAA
- the fzy gene encoding cell division cycle protein 20 homolog isoform X1, which translates to MSHLKYMKELNSLTRMDEPVKGPVPRWQKKCLEASNSSINVSINSSRKIMSGSFANSTTSKTPTKRSETRGKKTPAKATKKSPMAEMLNLLLVIGRASTTPAKTPSGGDRFIPSRSTTNFDLGHYKLQQQNTDDADKGETISPSKREMQRLIGENLHGGDINSMRVLSYQNKAPAPPEGYQNPLRVVYSQTKTPASVKASTRYIPQAPDRILDAPDIIDDYYLNLVDWSSSNLLAVALGANVYLWNAGSGTIEQLLELEGSDYVCSVGWIQEGPYLAVGTTTGNTELWDCSQMKRVRVMNGHVSRVGSLAWNSHVLSTGCRSGQIVHHDVRQRDHIVASINAHAQEVCGLKWSPDGKYLASGANDNMLMVWSAVAGQNHSHTQPIYSLNQHQAAVKALAWCPWQNNILASGGGTADRTIRFWNCNTGACVNTIDTKSQVCSLLWSTTYKEIVSGHGYAQNQLTIWKYPGMTKVAELTGHSSRVLHLAMSPDGTTVLSAGADETLRLWKCFQPDPHKKKEITEVKSVASRLKQSIR; encoded by the exons ATGTCTCATCTCAAGTACATGAAAGAGCTCAACAGCTTAACCCGCATGGACGAGCCGGTTAAGGGCCCTGTTCCTAGGTGGCAGAAGAAATGTTTGGAAGCATCGAATTCAAG CATCAACGTGAGCATAAATTCGTCACGAAAAATAATGAGTGGATCATTTGCAAATTCAACAACGAGTAAAACACCGACCAAACGATCTGAAACACGGGGTAAAAAAACACCGGCTAAGGCCACGAAAAAATCTCCCA TGGCTGAAATGTTGAACCTGCTTTTGGTGATAGGTCGAGCTTCAACGACTCCAGCGAAGACCCCTAGTGGAGGGGATAGGTTCATACCCTCGAGATCAACGACGAATTTTGACTTGGGCCACTACAAG CTTCAGCAACAAAATACTGATGACGCAGATAAGGGTGAAACGATTAGTCCTTCAAAGAGAGAAATGCAGCGCCTAATAGGGGAAAATTTGCACGGTGGTGACATTAACAGCATGAGGGTTCTCTCCTACCAAAATAAAGCCCCAGCACCACCCGAAGGCTATCAAAATCCACTCAGAGTTGTCTATAGCCAAACAAAGACACCTGCCAGTGTCAAAGCTTCTACAAGATACATTCCGCAGGCACCAGACAGGATTTTGGATGCTCCAGATATCATAGATGATTACT ATCTAAATCTCGTTGACTGGTCATCGTCAAACCTGTTAGCAGTAGCTCTGGGAGCAAACGTATATCTATGGAATGCAGGATCAGGAACCATTGAACAACTTCTGGAGCTAGAAGGCTCTGACTACGTGTGTTCTGTGGGATGGATTCAAGAGGGACCATACTTAGCTGTAGGTACAACAACAGGAAATACTGAGCTATGGGATTGCAGTCAAATGAAAAGAGTGCGAGTGATGAATGGGCACGTCTCCAGAGTTGGTTCCCTGGCGTGGAATTCGCATGTATTATCAACTGGATGCAG ATCTGGGCAAATCGTACACCATGATGTTAGACAACGGGATCACATAGTCGCTTCCATAAACGCACACGCCCAAGAAGTTTGTGGCTTGAAGTGGTCACCTGATGGGAAATATCTCGCTAGTGGAGCAAACGACAATATGTTGATGGTTTGGTCTGCAGTTGCTGGCCAAAATCACTCGCATACCCAGCCTATTTACTCCCTTAATCAACATCAGGCTGCTGTGAAGGCTCTCGCTTGGTGCCCGTGGCAGAATAATATCTTGGCCAGTGGCGGTGGAACTGCGGATAGAACTATACGATTCTGGAATTGCAATACAG GTGCCTGTGTCAACACGATAGACACAAAGTCACAAGTATGTTCACTGCTCTGGTCAACCACATACAAGGAAATCGTATCTGGCCATGGTTACGCTCAGAATCAATTGACCATATGGAAATATCCGGGAATGACAAAGGTCGCGGAACTAACAGGGCACTCTAGCAGAGTGTTGCATTTGGCCATGTCGCCGGACGGTACGACGGTCCTAAGTGCAGGAGCAGACGAAACTTTGAGACTATGGAAATGCTTCCAGCCCGACCCGCACAAGAAGAAGGAGATAACGGAAGTCAAATCCGTTGCATCTAGACTCAAACAATCCATCCGATAA